A stretch of the Chlorobiota bacterium genome encodes the following:
- a CDS encoding T9SS type A sorting domain-containing protein produces MLKLFFSILFCLLLNNLNGYSQVNNDINWSKNFGIPGLNGNVNSIAERNNDEIVVAGDFTISGNIIVNKIAVWNKKSKSWYSLGGEINGGSIYSVATYKDLIYIGGDFKSISGKSIHSLAVWDNGIWKSISDSISPKDSSAIRTLLIVNDNIYVGGNFTEINGLTSKNLASYSLKNKEWNTFPDNGIEGTVYSIAYGEGSLFVGGDFIFAGDKEAFNVAKFVNNQWEVLDGGTQGIVQALHYSNGNLYVGGGFAAVSSNTPAWGIARWSGKKWFSLGRGIEGSSVSSIVSIGKDIFIAGHFNIAGNDTVNNIAKWDGLKWNKLGDGTSGGVNTIIVTNDSSIFCGGYFSQAGKQYSEHIAMFKNSKWEQISNEFTKGYFQNITNISIGRKNIYVSGSFDDKGEVVRTLASWDGKKWTNLIKEPINGVINSMIVDTSTSIDKIIIVGSFSKINGENINSVGVWDGTKWSAIGNNIIGIVNSITKFENKLYIGGNFKILNQEYKNIATLENEKWVPLSKGSDSIILCVTVNKFGTLYCGGNFKEISGVIANNIAKYENNLFVPLGNGCDSTVRVIHSGVNNELFVGGDFKKAGNVSSFGIASYDGKEWFEMSSELSGKDSKINALTSTNNGLLYAAGSFSSISGIKANSIAKWNRTSWELLGSGVVGSSTSSLSNSTLIQTLATDNNYIYIGGDFSLVGNSPSTAFGIWNAFLTSINKNENLIKPVNSNVILYPNPAKDYLNIKFINKEVVNIDKLIVSNCLGASINKTNYQVNVLTNEFCLNTSSLKPGIYTLRFNDNGEKFSTNFVVIR; encoded by the coding sequence ATGTTAAAATTATTTTTCTCAATTTTGTTTTGTTTGTTGTTAAATAATTTAAATGGATATTCACAAGTTAACAATGATATCAATTGGAGTAAAAATTTTGGAATACCTGGTTTAAATGGAAATGTAAATTCAATTGCTGAAAGAAATAATGATGAAATTGTTGTTGCAGGTGATTTTACAATTTCAGGAAATATAATTGTAAATAAAATTGCTGTCTGGAATAAAAAAAGCAAATCCTGGTATTCTCTAGGAGGAGAAATTAATGGAGGCTCAATTTATTCTGTTGCAACTTATAAAGATCTAATTTATATAGGTGGAGATTTTAAATCCATATCTGGAAAATCAATTCATTCTTTAGCAGTTTGGGATAATGGAATTTGGAAGAGTATATCAGATAGTATTTCTCCTAAAGATTCTTCTGCAATTAGAACTTTGTTAATTGTTAATGACAATATTTATGTAGGTGGAAACTTTACAGAAATAAATGGTTTAACATCTAAAAACCTTGCTTCATATTCTTTAAAAAATAAAGAATGGAATACATTTCCCGATAATGGAATTGAAGGAACTGTTTATTCAATTGCATATGGTGAGGGTTCATTATTCGTTGGAGGTGACTTTATATTTGCTGGAGATAAGGAGGCATTTAATGTTGCAAAATTTGTGAACAATCAATGGGAGGTTCTTGATGGTGGAACTCAAGGAATTGTTCAAGCATTACATTATTCAAATGGCAATTTATATGTTGGTGGAGGTTTTGCTGCGGTAAGCTCAAACACCCCTGCATGGGGTATTGCAAGGTGGAGTGGAAAAAAGTGGTTTTCATTAGGAAGAGGAATTGAAGGTTCGTCTGTTTCATCAATTGTTAGCATTGGTAAAGATATATTTATTGCGGGTCATTTTAATATTGCGGGAAATGATACTGTCAATAATATAGCAAAATGGGATGGATTGAAATGGAATAAATTAGGTGATGGCACTAGTGGAGGTGTTAATACAATAATTGTTACAAATGATAGTTCTATTTTTTGTGGTGGATATTTCTCACAAGCAGGAAAGCAGTATTCAGAACATATTGCAATGTTTAAAAATTCTAAATGGGAACAAATATCCAATGAATTTACAAAAGGTTATTTCCAAAATATTACAAATATTTCAATAGGAAGAAAAAATATATATGTTAGTGGATCCTTTGATGATAAAGGAGAAGTTGTTAGAACATTGGCTTCTTGGGATGGTAAAAAATGGACTAATCTAATTAAAGAACCAATCAATGGAGTAATTAACTCAATGATTGTTGATACTTCAACAAGTATTGACAAAATAATTATTGTTGGTTCATTCTCAAAAATAAATGGAGAAAATATAAACTCAGTAGGTGTTTGGGATGGCACAAAATGGTCAGCTATTGGAAATAATATTATTGGTATTGTAAACTCAATTACAAAATTTGAAAATAAATTATACATTGGAGGGAATTTTAAAATTCTAAATCAAGAGTATAAAAATATTGCTACACTTGAAAATGAAAAATGGGTACCTCTTTCAAAAGGAAGTGATAGTATAATTCTTTGTGTGACAGTAAACAAATTTGGAACATTGTATTGTGGTGGTAATTTTAAAGAAATCTCAGGTGTAATTGCAAATAATATCGCAAAATATGAAAACAATCTTTTTGTCCCTTTGGGTAATGGATGTGATTCAACGGTTAGGGTTATTCATTCTGGTGTAAACAACGAGCTGTTTGTTGGAGGTGATTTTAAAAAAGCTGGTAATGTATCATCCTTTGGAATTGCAAGCTATGATGGAAAAGAATGGTTCGAAATGAGCTCTGAATTATCTGGAAAAGATTCAAAAATAAATGCTTTAACTTCAACTAATAATGGACTTTTGTATGCTGCGGGATCCTTCAGTTCAATCTCAGGAATAAAGGCAAATTCAATTGCAAAGTGGAACAGAACATCATGGGAGCTACTTGGAAGCGGTGTTGTTGGGAGTTCAACATCCAGTTTAAGTAATTCTACATTAATTCAAACTTTAGCTACTGACAATAATTATATTTATATTGGGGGCGATTTCTCTCTAGTAGGTAATTCACCATCAACTGCGTTTGGAATTTGGAATGCTTTTTTAACTTCAATAAACAAAAATGAAAATCTAATCAAACCTGTTAATTCTAATGTTATACTTTATCCAAATCCAGCGAAAGATTATTTGAATATAAAATTTATTAATAAAGAAGTTGTAAATATTGATAAATTAATCGTCAGTAATTGTTTAGGAGCTTCAATTAATAAAACAAATTATCAAGTAAATGTTTTGACGAATGAGTTTTGTTTGAATACTTCTTCATTAAAGCCTGGAATTTATACTTTAAGATTTAATGATAATGGAGAGAAATTCTCTACAAATTTTGTAGTGATTAGATAA
- a CDS encoding DUF1800 domain-containing protein: protein MNRRSFLSKPLIQDILSTSSNTITSNKFKNQPDVPLGSGSDLSPYQPRPDKPWNARRAAHLLRRANFGCNWIDIIDAVKTSPKNLISKMLSPGPLPLPPVDNNATGTYKKDWTNQQPFAYVDNVERSYYYARLRDTMEWWYDLMMKPAQGLREKMVWFWHNHFTSDFTTVQVAQYIFIQNQLFREFAFGDFKSLTKKVTIDPAMLIYLDGRYNIAGNPNENFAREILELFSIGIGNYSDGTPHYSEKDIIALARSFTGWSNLGLGSNFNSARFDNGEKEIFGEKKNFGIEGKAQFDVIDHIFSQIDKDQNINRSAVFICEKLYKYFVYEVPNPDIVKGMSQTLVSNNWNISKVLEQLLQSEHFFDEQIIGAKIKSPIDFVVDANKELNTKSPMDRTKTDISVPYTHDPITASMHLSQWMFYPPNVKGWLGWRTWISGVTMPLRINYTKYWIEPITGSLAYNFDPIALVKSMPNSEDVHKVLDNLLALFIPIDVSDNMKADLLDALLAGGFDYEWDVDKSSQRIRSCISKIMGLGEYQLM from the coding sequence ATGAATAGAAGATCATTCTTGAGTAAGCCATTAATTCAAGACATTTTATCAACTTCAAGTAACACTATTACATCAAACAAATTTAAAAACCAACCAGATGTTCCATTAGGGTCTGGATCAGATTTGAGCCCATACCAACCAAGACCTGATAAACCTTGGAATGCTCGGAGAGCTGCTCATTTGCTACGTCGTGCCAATTTCGGTTGCAATTGGATTGATATTATTGATGCTGTTAAAACATCTCCTAAAAATTTAATTTCAAAAATGCTTTCACCAGGACCTTTGCCTTTGCCACCTGTTGATAATAATGCAACCGGGACTTATAAAAAGGATTGGACAAACCAACAGCCATTTGCTTATGTTGATAATGTTGAAAGATCATATTATTATGCAAGATTGAGAGATACTATGGAATGGTGGTATGATTTGATGATGAAGCCTGCTCAGGGTCTGAGAGAAAAAATGGTATGGTTTTGGCACAATCATTTTACAAGCGATTTTACAACGGTTCAAGTTGCTCAATACATTTTTATTCAAAATCAGTTATTTAGAGAATTTGCTTTCGGTGATTTTAAAAGTTTAACTAAGAAAGTTACTATTGACCCTGCCATGTTAATTTATTTAGATGGTAGATATAATATAGCTGGAAACCCAAATGAGAATTTTGCAAGAGAAATATTAGAACTCTTTAGTATTGGAATTGGGAATTATTCAGATGGAACTCCTCACTATTCTGAAAAAGATATTATTGCACTTGCAAGGTCGTTTACTGGGTGGTCTAATTTAGGGCTCGGTAGCAATTTTAATTCTGCAAGATTTGATAACGGTGAAAAAGAAATTTTTGGAGAAAAGAAAAATTTTGGTATTGAAGGTAAAGCTCAATTTGATGTTATCGATCATATTTTCTCTCAAATTGATAAAGACCAAAATATTAACCGATCTGCTGTATTTATTTGTGAAAAACTTTATAAGTATTTTGTTTATGAAGTTCCAAATCCTGATATTGTAAAAGGAATGTCTCAAACTTTAGTTAGTAACAATTGGAATATCTCTAAGGTACTCGAACAACTTCTTCAAAGTGAACATTTCTTTGATGAACAGATTATTGGGGCAAAAATTAAATCTCCAATTGATTTTGTAGTTGATGCTAATAAAGAATTAAATACAAAGTCACCAATGGATAGAACAAAAACAGATATTTCAGTACCTTATACCCATGATCCTATTACAGCTTCAATGCACTTATCTCAATGGATGTTTTATCCTCCTAATGTAAAAGGTTGGTTAGGATGGAGAACATGGATTAGCGGAGTAACTATGCCTTTAAGAATTAATTATACAAAGTATTGGATTGAACCAATTACTGGTTCTTTAGCATATAATTTTGATCCAATTGCTTTAGTTAAATCAATGCCAAATTCAGAAGATGTTCATAAAGTTTTAGATAATTTATTAGCACTATTTATTCCTATAGATGTTTCTGATAATATGAAAGCTGATTTATTAGATGCGTTACTCGCTGGTGGATTTGATTATGAATGGGATGTTGATAAATCATCTCAAAGAATTAGATCTTGTATATCAAAAATAATGGGTCTTGGTGAGTATCAATTAATGTAA
- a CDS encoding DUF1501 domain-containing protein → MKRREFIQNTVTAGAILPIASSGMFAKALPYYGLEKAVASDRILVLINLFGGNDGLNTVVPFNDPVYISSRKNIGLKKSEVLPISNDLALHNSLSPFYKMYNDGNLAVVSNVGYPNHNRSHFRSTDIFNSASDEDKYETTGWIGRYLENKYPNFPNVLPDTPYAIQVASATSLLLQSNKGSMGMALDNPDRLYNLAKGLKASTDPVPTTLAGPELSYVRDVISQSNKYSSEINKAMLSGTNSETYGADSLASQLRVVARLINGGLNTNIFVVSLSGFDTHTVQLPAQAQLLSYLSNAVNAFMKDLSTNGNADRVVCMTYSEFGRRLNENGSQGTDHGAASPQFVIGKNVLGGKVIGGAPNLTNLDDRGDVKHTIDFRQIYSSVLEDWLGVSSANSKKLLLNGSFSKLPLFKAASFHDDTIPSGMTLSNCFPNPVNDKTKINFNLVQNGYVAINLFSPDGKKSYGILSKTLQSGEHTVEVDATYLPAGNYMYILEQNGYKITNKMSVVR, encoded by the coding sequence ATGAAACGTAGAGAATTTATACAAAATACGGTTACAGCAGGTGCCATATTACCTATAGCATCATCAGGGATGTTTGCAAAAGCTCTTCCATATTATGGCTTAGAAAAAGCAGTTGCTTCAGATCGAATTCTTGTACTAATAAATTTGTTTGGTGGTAACGATGGATTAAATACAGTTGTACCTTTCAATGACCCAGTTTATATTAGTTCAAGAAAAAATATTGGGTTGAAAAAAAGTGAAGTATTACCAATCTCTAATGATTTAGCTCTTCACAACTCATTATCCCCATTTTATAAAATGTATAATGATGGGAATTTAGCTGTTGTTAGCAATGTTGGTTATCCAAATCATAATCGCTCTCATTTTAGATCAACTGATATTTTTAATTCAGCTTCAGATGAAGATAAATATGAAACTACCGGTTGGATTGGTAGATACTTAGAAAATAAATATCCCAATTTCCCAAATGTGTTACCAGATACTCCTTATGCAATTCAAGTAGCTTCTGCAACATCTCTGTTACTTCAATCAAATAAAGGAAGTATGGGTATGGCTTTAGACAATCCTGATAGGTTGTATAATCTTGCAAAGGGACTGAAAGCAAGTACAGATCCTGTTCCGACAACTTTGGCAGGACCAGAACTAAGTTATGTTCGTGATGTAATTTCTCAATCTAATAAATATTCTAGTGAAATTAATAAAGCTATGCTTTCTGGAACAAACTCAGAAACTTATGGTGCTGATTCATTAGCCTCTCAGTTAAGAGTTGTTGCAAGGCTAATTAATGGTGGTTTAAATACTAATATATTTGTTGTATCACTTTCAGGTTTTGATACTCATACAGTTCAATTACCTGCTCAAGCACAGCTTCTTTCTTATTTGTCTAATGCTGTTAATGCCTTCATGAAAGATTTATCTACAAATGGAAACGCTGATAGAGTTGTTTGTATGACATATTCTGAATTTGGTAGAAGGTTAAATGAAAATGGTTCTCAAGGTACCGATCATGGTGCAGCATCACCTCAATTTGTAATTGGTAAAAATGTTTTAGGTGGAAAAGTAATTGGAGGTGCACCTAATCTTACTAACCTAGATGATCGCGGAGACGTAAAACATACTATTGATTTTAGACAAATTTACTCATCTGTTTTAGAAGATTGGTTGGGTGTAAGTTCTGCAAACTCTAAAAAGTTGCTTCTAAATGGCAGCTTCAGTAAATTACCTTTATTTAAAGCAGCTAGTTTTCATGATGACACTATTCCTTCTGGGATGACATTATCAAATTGTTTCCCTAATCCTGTTAATGATAAAACTAAAATTAATTTTAATTTAGTTCAAAATGGATACGTTGCAATTAATTTGTTTTCACCTGATGGAAAAAAATCTTATGGTATTTTGAGTAAAACATTACAATCAGGTGAACATACTGTAGAAGTTGATGCTACTTATTTGCCAGCTGGAAATTATATGTATATTTTAGAACAAAATGGATATAAAATTACAAACAAAATGAGTGTGGTTAGGTAA
- a CDS encoding OmpA family protein — MKIFQNKLKFIFFIIILQISACRSFEDSVKPLLNPTKPDGYIEPVYVKSTKQLNTINPNSLSLEVWRVDSKSYPDSITIYVRVFDGDGNLVSGLAPPYYKGTEDYHKIWNSLSEQIGNNGPKENIDNFTVREVSENENIPYQLAMALDYSGSMGQNITPLEDAAIGFVKLKGENDIISIVKFDENVKLSVPANKSINEIIKNFEPRGLGKFGGYTALYQGAKLAENQIIDSPKNNPRALVLFTDGEDNASTISANDLYKYSIENSIPIFTIAFGIVNKELLSELSKNTGGRFYQTYSSNEFKGVFEDIYHSLKNYYIITYKPPKGTGKHIINVGITPPGSVTNKIGKGEYNTIKRDGIIDDGMKFSVETIYFDYNKAELMAGSEQAINGVFDLMKEYPRLKLEIRGHTDSDGTEEYNQKLSEARAEAVRRALIELGVPTERLRSRGFGMLSPVAANTNETGRQKNRRTEFIVIAK, encoded by the coding sequence ATGAAAATTTTTCAAAACAAATTAAAGTTCATTTTCTTTATAATAATATTACAAATCTCAGCCTGCAGATCATTTGAAGATTCAGTAAAACCATTACTTAATCCAACAAAACCAGATGGCTATATTGAACCAGTATATGTTAAATCTACAAAACAATTGAATACTATAAATCCAAATTCACTTTCGTTAGAAGTTTGGAGGGTGGATTCAAAATCATATCCAGATTCAATTACAATATATGTAAGAGTTTTTGATGGTGATGGAAATTTAGTTTCTGGTTTAGCCCCACCTTATTACAAAGGTACTGAAGATTATCATAAAATTTGGAATTCATTATCTGAACAAATTGGTAATAATGGACCTAAAGAAAATATTGACAATTTTACAGTTCGTGAAGTTAGTGAAAACGAAAATATACCTTATCAATTGGCAATGGCATTAGATTATTCAGGCTCAATGGGTCAGAACATTACACCATTGGAAGATGCTGCAATTGGCTTTGTGAAACTCAAGGGAGAAAATGATATTATCTCAATTGTGAAATTTGATGAGAATGTTAAATTATCAGTACCGGCAAACAAATCAATAAATGAAATTATAAAGAATTTTGAACCAAGAGGTCTTGGTAAATTTGGAGGGTATACTGCTTTATACCAGGGTGCAAAATTAGCTGAGAATCAGATTATTGATTCCCCTAAAAATAATCCTAGAGCTTTAGTTTTGTTTACAGATGGTGAAGATAATGCAAGTACAATTTCTGCAAATGATCTTTACAAATATAGTATTGAAAATTCTATACCTATTTTCACTATAGCATTTGGAATTGTGAATAAAGAATTGTTAAGTGAATTATCAAAAAATACTGGTGGAAGATTCTACCAAACATATTCTTCTAATGAGTTTAAAGGAGTATTTGAAGACATTTACCATAGTCTAAAGAACTATTATATAATTACTTATAAACCACCAAAAGGAACTGGCAAACATATAATTAATGTTGGTATTACACCACCTGGATCTGTAACAAACAAAATCGGAAAAGGGGAATATAATACCATTAAAAGAGATGGAATTATTGATGATGGAATGAAGTTTTCAGTTGAGACAATTTATTTTGATTATAATAAAGCAGAATTAATGGCTGGTTCTGAACAAGCTATTAATGGTGTGTTTGATTTAATGAAGGAGTACCCAAGGTTAAAGCTAGAAATTAGGGGTCATACAGATTCTGATGGTACTGAAGAATATAATCAGAAGTTATCCGAAGCTCGTGCTGAAGCAGTTAGAAGAGCGTTGATAGAGTTAGGTGTTCCAACTGAGAGATTACGTTCAAGAGGATTTGGTATGTTGTCACCAGTTGCAGCAAACACCAATGAAACTGGGAGGCAAAAGAATAGAAGAACTGAATTTATTGTTATTGCTAAGTAA
- a CDS encoding ketoacyl-ACP synthase III, whose translation MTSNNRTRRATITSVGHYVPPDIFNNDYFKNELGLETDDTWIRERTGIIERRYLVEGGTSDLAVPAIKKCLERRGISALEIDCIIVATVTPDMAFPSTACLIQNKIGAKNAWGFDVEAACSGFLFALRTGTSFIESGQCKKVLVVGADKMSAIINFKDRNTCVLFGDGAGCVLLEATEDETIGIIDFELHIDGSGGDFLYMPAGGSRMPPSLETVARELHYVVQDGKAVFKVAVIGMADVAESIMKKNNLTAQDIRWLVPHQANLRIISATAERMGLSMENVMVNIHKFGNTTAGTLPICLGEWWENGLLKKGDGIILATFGAGYTWGSGYLKWGY comes from the coding sequence ATGACATCAAATAACCGAACTAGAAGGGCTACTATAACATCTGTGGGTCATTATGTACCCCCAGATATTTTTAACAATGATTACTTTAAAAATGAACTTGGCTTAGAAACAGATGACACATGGATAAGAGAAAGAACAGGAATTATTGAACGTCGTTATTTGGTTGAAGGTGGCACTAGCGATTTAGCAGTTCCAGCTATTAAAAAATGTTTAGAAAGAAGAGGTATCTCGGCACTTGAAATAGACTGCATAATAGTTGCAACAGTAACTCCAGATATGGCTTTCCCCTCAACTGCCTGTTTGATTCAAAATAAAATTGGAGCAAAAAACGCTTGGGGTTTTGATGTTGAAGCTGCTTGTTCTGGTTTTTTGTTCGCATTAAGAACTGGCACTAGTTTTATTGAAAGTGGTCAATGTAAAAAAGTATTAGTTGTTGGTGCTGATAAAATGAGTGCAATAATTAATTTTAAAGATAGAAATACTTGTGTTTTATTTGGAGATGGTGCTGGATGTGTTTTACTTGAAGCAACTGAGGATGAAACTATAGGCATTATTGATTTTGAATTGCATATTGATGGTAGTGGAGGAGATTTCCTTTATATGCCAGCAGGAGGAAGCCGTATGCCTCCAAGCTTAGAGACTGTGGCTAGAGAGCTTCATTATGTTGTACAAGATGGTAAAGCTGTTTTTAAAGTTGCTGTAATTGGAATGGCTGATGTTGCTGAAAGTATTATGAAAAAAAATAACTTGACTGCACAAGACATTCGTTGGTTAGTACCACATCAAGCTAATTTGAGAATTATATCTGCTACTGCTGAAAGGATGGGTTTATCAATGGAAAATGTGATGGTTAATATCCATAAATTTGGGAATACTACTGCTGGAACATTACCTATTTGCTTAGGTGAATGGTGGGAAAATGGGCTACTTAAAAAGGGTGATGGAATTATTTTAGCTACATTTGGTGCGGGTTATACTTGGGGTAGTGGTTATTTAAAATGGGGATATTAA
- the fabD gene encoding ACP S-malonyltransferase encodes MKSYIFPGQGSQYIGMGLDLYESSTMVRDIMDRANEVLGWQLTGIMFGGTQEELTQTRNTQPAIFLHSYVRYMLLNNPEPNMVAGHSLGEYSALAIAGAINFDDALTLVKIRAESMQIAGESEPGTMAAIIGLDDNLVGDICCKVWEEIGIVQSANFNSPGQVVISGSPNAVLEAMKRCKENGARMVKQLNVSGAFHSPLMASAREKLTLALSNVHINNAEIPVYTNVSAKPITDAQEIHDSLILQLTSPVRWSETINNMIIDGADEFIEVGPGNVLQGLVKRINSIVTVSGFDKF; translated from the coding sequence ATGAAATCATATATTTTTCCTGGACAAGGTTCGCAATATATTGGAATGGGGCTTGATCTGTATGAATCAAGTACAATGGTTCGTGATATAATGGATAGAGCTAATGAAGTATTAGGTTGGCAATTAACTGGTATTATGTTCGGTGGAACTCAAGAAGAATTAACTCAAACACGAAATACTCAGCCAGCAATTTTTTTACATAGCTATGTAAGATATATGTTGTTAAACAATCCAGAACCTAATATGGTTGCAGGGCATTCTTTGGGCGAATATTCTGCATTAGCTATTGCTGGTGCAATTAATTTTGATGATGCTTTAACTTTAGTTAAAATCAGAGCTGAGTCTATGCAAATTGCTGGAGAGTCTGAACCTGGCACTATGGCTGCAATTATTGGTTTGGATGATAATTTAGTTGGTGATATATGCTGTAAAGTTTGGGAGGAAATTGGTATAGTTCAATCTGCTAACTTTAACTCTCCAGGTCAAGTTGTTATTAGCGGAAGCCCTAATGCAGTTTTAGAGGCAATGAAAAGATGTAAAGAAAATGGAGCAAGAATGGTTAAACAACTTAATGTAAGCGGAGCTTTTCATTCCCCTTTAATGGCTAGTGCACGTGAGAAGCTTACCTTAGCCCTTTCAAATGTTCATATTAATAATGCTGAAATTCCAGTTTATACAAATGTATCAGCAAAACCTATTACAGATGCCCAAGAAATTCACGATTCATTAATACTCCAACTTACATCACCTGTTAGGTGGTCCGAAACAATTAATAATATGATTATTGATGGAGCTGATGAATTTATTGAAGTAGGACCTGGCAATGTACTTCAAGGCTTAGTCAAAAGAATTAATAGTATTGTAACTGTTTCAGGATTTGATAAATTTTAA
- a CDS encoding isoprenyl transferase, producing MTKEKLLASSNELPKHIAVIMDGNGRWAKQRNLPRVAGHKSGVDSVREIVKTAGELNIPYLTLYAFSTENWNRPNTEVTVLMRLLLHYLQSEINELNDNNVRLQAIGQLNALPKSVQKQLHQSIDKLASNDGLTLTLALSYSGRWDIVRAVQSLALDVRRGKISPEDINNDIIRSYLTTKDLPDPDVIIRTSGEMRISNFFLWEAAYSEIVVVPELWPDFRSQNLYNALEIYLQRERRFGKTSDQLIDKKDNSISDIVRNFAGLFSNKK from the coding sequence ATGACTAAAGAAAAACTTTTAGCTTCATCCAACGAACTGCCAAAACATATTGCAGTTATTATGGATGGCAATGGAAGATGGGCAAAGCAAAGAAATCTTCCTCGTGTTGCTGGTCATAAATCTGGTGTTGATTCTGTTCGCGAGATTGTTAAAACCGCAGGAGAACTCAATATACCTTATTTAACTTTATATGCTTTTTCAACTGAAAATTGGAATAGACCTAATACTGAAGTAACAGTTTTAATGAGATTGCTACTACATTATTTACAATCTGAAATTAATGAATTAAATGATAATAATGTAAGGTTACAAGCAATTGGTCAATTAAATGCACTACCAAAATCAGTTCAAAAACAGCTTCATCAATCAATAGACAAACTTGCTTCAAATGATGGTCTTACATTAACTTTAGCTTTAAGTTATAGTGGAAGATGGGATATAGTTAGAGCAGTTCAATCTCTTGCTCTTGACGTAAGGCGGGGTAAAATTTCTCCAGAAGATATTAACAATGATATTATAAGAAGTTATCTTACAACTAAGGATTTACCTGATCCTGATGTTATTATTAGAACAAGCGGAGAAATGAGAATTAGTAATTTCTTTTTATGGGAAGCAGCTTATTCAGAAATAGTTGTTGTTCCTGAACTATGGCCAGATTTTAGATCTCAAAACTTGTATAACGCACTTGAAATTTATTTACAAAGAGAAAGAAGATTTGGAAAAACTAGTGATCAACTAATTGATAAAAAAGATAATTCAATTTCTGATATTGTAAGAAATTTTGCTGGGTTGTTTTCAAACAAAAAATAA